In one Polynucleobacter sp. JS-JIR-5-A7 genomic region, the following are encoded:
- the rnpA gene encoding ribonuclease P protein component, whose protein sequence is MNSARISELLKSRPKTNLSWGMYSVGAQNGAKPDLGIAVAKKLVKRAVDRNRLKRMIREIVWTAQATAFNKDVVLKLKKPIGRQTRGRLRKKEKDLLRSQVMELI, encoded by the coding sequence TTGAATAGCGCAAGGATTTCTGAATTACTTAAATCGCGCCCCAAAACAAATCTGTCTTGGGGCATGTATTCTGTGGGCGCTCAAAATGGCGCCAAGCCTGACCTAGGAATTGCAGTAGCCAAAAAATTGGTTAAACGCGCCGTAGACCGAAATCGCTTGAAGCGAATGATTCGTGAAATAGTTTGGACTGCACAGGCAACGGCATTTAACAAAGATGTTGTCCTTAAGCTTAAAAAGCCAATTGGTCGTCAAACTCGCGGCAGACTCAGAAAAAAAGAGAAAGATCTCCTGCGCTCTCAGGTGATGGAGCTTATTTAG